The Usitatibacter rugosus genome segment ACGGACGGTTGGAAGAGATTCTCCTTCGGATTCAAGCGCTTGAAACACCAGCTGAAGAATCCGGGCGGCGCTCGGCGGGCAGCCAGCGTTAGCAAGGGCTTACCGGGGCGCCAGAACTAAAGTCGACTAAATTAGTCGGATTTGTTAGAATGAGGCCACTATGAGACTCACCACCAAGGGTAGATTCGCGGTCACCGCCATGCTCGACCTGGCGCTGAACTCGACACACGGGCCGGTCACGCTTTCGGGCATCAGCGGCCGCCAGAAGATCTCGCTGTCGTACCTGGAGCAGCTCTTCGGCAAGCTCCGCCGGCGCGAGCTGGTGGAAAGCGTCCGCGGCCCCGGCGGCGGCTACAACCTCGCCCGCCCGGCCACCGAAGTCACGGTCGCCGACATCATCTGCGCCGTCGAGGAGCCGATCGATTCCACGCAGTGCAGCGGCCGCGAGAACTGCCGCGACAACGAGCGCTGCATGACGCACGACCTCTGGGAAGAGCTGAACGAGACCGTCTACGGCTTCCTGTCGACGGTGAAGCTCTCGCAGCTGGTCGAGAAGCAGCGCACGCGCCCGGTGGCGATGGTGCGCAATCCCGCCAAGCCGGAACCCGTATCGGCCTGAACATGAAGCGGCCCATCTACCTCGATTACTCGGCGACCACGCCGGTCGACCCGCGCGTGGCGCAGGCGATGATCCCGTGGCTCACCGAGCAGTTCGGCAATCCCGCCTCGCGCAGCCAC includes the following:
- the iscR gene encoding Fe-S cluster assembly transcriptional regulator IscR, coding for MRLTTKGRFAVTAMLDLALNSTHGPVTLSGISGRQKISLSYLEQLFGKLRRRELVESVRGPGGGYNLARPATEVTVADIICAVEEPIDSTQCSGRENCRDNERCMTHDLWEELNETVYGFLSTVKLSQLVEKQRTRPVAMVRNPAKPEPVSA